CCGACAAAACCATTCACCGAGGCGACGGTGAATGTAATCGGCGAGGCCGTGCCTCCAGAGCTCACCGTGGCTGTTGCAGTCGAGGGCGACAGAGTGAAGTCAGCAGTGCTGGCCGCCACTACATCGATGGTCGCCGATCCCAGAGAGCTTCCGTAGGTCGTATCACCGGAATAGGATGCTGTAATCGTGTGATTACCGGAAGATAAGGACGTTGTGGAGACAGTTCCTGTTGCTGTGCCGGAACTCAAGGTCAACGTAGAACCTGTCGCCGTTCCATCCACCAGCAACTGCACGGTTCCGGTCGGAGTTGTCGTTACACCTGATGTGCCCGATGCCACAGCTACGACGACGGAAACCGAGTTGCCCGCCGTCACGTTTGTCGGCGAAGCTGTAACAGTCGTCGTAGAGATTGCTGAACCACCGGACGAGAGCGGCGTTACCGCGGACCAGTCGTTGACAAAGTTGGCGACATCCAGTGAGCCCCATCCCGTGGCCAGATCGTATCCCGTAGTAGCGCTGTAGCCAATGCTGGTTGTACCCGAAGGGCAGTCGGTGGTTCCACTCGTGCAAGGTTGCTTGTTGTCGCCCACCGTCACATCGTGGAACGCCGAACTGTAGTAGGTGCTGTTGGCAAGCGCATAGATGGTGGGATTCGCATTGCCGATACGTGATCCCGTCTTTTGCTCAACCAGTGCGAGAACACCGGCAAAGATCGGAGTCGAGACAGAGGTGCCGCCCACAACTGCCAGAGTGTCATCCGAGGCACGGTATCCGTTGGTGCAGTATGTGGTCATACAGATGAGATATCCGTCGTGACCCGACGCTGCATTGAAAGCAATATCCGGAACATCACGGACATAATCCGCAGGCACACCGGTGCCAGTCTGCCAGGCAGGCTTAGCAAAGTAGTCACTCTTTCCGCCACCACTGCCTGCCAATGCGCTCCCGGAAGTGGTTTCGTTCCATGCCGCCTCCGGAATATAGCTGAGCGCTGACCCCTGATTGCTTCCATTTGAACCGCTCCAATATGTCGTGGCTCCGGTTGCGCTTCCCTCATTGAACATCGTTCCGCCCAGAGCTGTTACATAGGGGGAAGAAGCCGGGAAATCTACGGCTAGTCCATTCTGCGCCGATGTCACTGTGGTGGAGCCGCTGCTGTAGTCGCAATCGGTAGCACCGGAGTCACCGGTGGGGCCGACAATCGTTTGGCCCTGGGCATTTGCCTGGCGGAAAAGTGCGTTGTAAGTAGTCAGATTGCTCTGCCCCCATCCGGATTCGCAAAGACCATAGCTGATGGTGATGATGGGCGCGAGATTATTGTTGATCGCCTGGGTCAGCGAAGTGTCCACGACATCCTTGGAATAGACGTAAAGGATCGATGCTGACGGGGCCGCTGCACCAGACCACTCCACATCCAGCATTGCCTCAGCTAGGTCGGTATTCACCGTTCCAGGCGTCGTGCCATAAAGCTTCAGCGTAGGAGCATTGGTAGAAAGCCCCGATACACTGCGAAAGGTCGCCACCTGCGACAGGCTGATCTCTGTCTGCCCCATCACTGCAATCGTGACACCTGATCCGGTCGTGCCACCGGAAACCAGTGACTTCATGTCATAGATCGTGTAAAGGTCGCCCGGCGCAAGAAAGTGACTTCCCGACTTATCTGAGGTGAAGCGAGGGCTCACATGCGGTTTCAGTTTGAAATTATTGAGCCCCGTGATTCCTGTAACAACCGACTGCAGTGTCGCCGGAAGGACCGGCTCCGAGATGTTCGCAAAGTTTGTTTCACTGCCCGACTGGACAGAATGAATCGAAGTCTGGAAGGCCTTCTCAACAGCCGAGACGGGACCACTAAAGGTAATAAAGTTTTTGCTTCGCGCCACCTCCGTCACAGTTAAGCCCTTACTGGCCAGCCAGGCCGTTGCCTGGTCAAGGTCAGCCTGCGCCATGCCGAACTGCGCCCCATACTCTTCCGGAGTGAGCCACTGGTGATAACGAGAAGAATTTGGATTCTGCTGATCCTGTAACAACTGCGTCAACGCCGCCTCCTGTGCAGCGCTCATGCTGAAACGGAGTGTAAGTTGCTCCAGCTGCTGACTTCCCGGCAGTTCACCAAGGTCAGACGCTCCACGAACACGCGGCGATACATTTCCGGACATCGGGGCACGCTGCGCGTCGTCAATCGCATTAATACGGCGGGATGGTTGTACGGCAAACAAGGTCGATGCCTGCAGCACGACCAGCATTGCAATGGAGAGAGCCAAGGCACGTGCGGGGAAGATACGAAGTCGTCGCATACAAAGGTCCAGTCACCCCCCTTTTACGGCCACGACAGACGCAGCGAGAACGCACCGTACGTGCGACCGGGAACAACGGGGGTCGCACGTACAGACGAGAACTTTCTGGAAAGGTTTCGGAGAGACGACGAAATCGCTTACATCTACTGCACGGTTACCTGATAGCTGTAGTTGTGACGAACTGGGCTTCCGCCGTCAGTTCCTGAGACGGTAATCGTCAACAACTGGGTTCCGAAGGGAGTGCCGTTGTTGGCAGATCCGCCACTGCTACTATCGGTGCCGTTCTGCACGATTCCAGAAGCACAGCCTCCTGCCGTTATCGTGACCAGAACTGCAAGAATCGCAATCAGCAGGCTGACGCGGCGGCGCGGCGGCACCATGAACCACATGATCGCCGCAACCACAGTTCCGCCAGCAGGGAGATGCCATGGAATGTCATGCCTCTCCAAAGCGGCAGTATTCGCAGTCGTCTTAATCGTGAGTGTGCTGGTGCCGCTGCTGCCAAGCGATGTCGGAGAGAAGGCGCATGTCATCTGCGCCGCAGCCGGAGGCGTGCAGCCCAACGTAATCGTCCCGGCGAATCCGCCCGAGCTTGTCACCGTTGCAGCAACCTGCGCCGACTTGCCCTGCGTAATGTTCAGGGATGTCGGATTAAGGGTGACGGTAAAGTCGCTGATTGTGACTGCCAGAGTGTTGGACGTTGCACTCTTGTAGTTGGTATCACCGGCATAGATCGCATAAAGGCTGTGCGAACCAGGCAGAAGACCTGTGCTCGACACGCTCGCCACCGACTGCGTGGTTCCGTTCGCCGTCAGTGTAGCTGTCCCCAGGGTCACCACGGTGGAACCGACCGTGTCATAGAAGGTTACGGTGCCCGTTGGTGGAGACAGCGTTGTCGAACCGCCACTGGCAGTCGCCGTAAATACGATATTCGTTCCGTTTACAGCCGTCGTGCTACTGGCCGACAGCACGAGAGTGGAGGCCACCTTGGCCGTCACAACACCAATCGCGGTTGAAGTGCTGCCATTCCAGTTCGTATCTCCGGAATACACCGCGGTGATGGAATGTGTTCCAGCTCCGGTCAATGTCACTGTTGCTGTAGCTGAACCAGCAACAAGCGGAGCTGTACCGACGGTCTTCGTCCCATCCAGGAAGGTTACGGTGCCGGTGTAGACGTAGGTTCCCGTCGCATTACCCGCATTCGCAACCGTGGCTGTCAGGGTAACGGAATCGCCGGCATTCGCAGAACTGCTGCTCGAGGTAACCGTCGTGGTGGTATTTCCCTTAGTCGCCGTATACGACAACGTTAGAGGAGAGTTCGTACAAACAAAGGTATTAACCGACGGACAGGAGATCACGACCGAATACTTCCCGGGAGGAGGAATCGTGATCGTGATGTTTCCCGTTCCCGATGTCACTGTTCCGGTGTAGGTCTGCCCGTTCACTACAGCCTGAACGGTTCCATTGGCAGTCCCTGTCGTAACCGCCACGGTCACCGTGATAGTAGCGGTATTCCCATACGCACCTGGCGAAGGTGAGATCGATGCCGACAGCGTTCCGGTAGAAGGTGAGATCGTGACAGTGATAGTGCTGCTGCTCGATGCCGCGAAGGTGGAGTCGCCGCTGTAGGTCGCGGTGATCACATGCTGGCCGATCGTTAACGTCGAGTTCGAAATATTGACAGTTCCATCGGTGCCGATCGTGCCGGATCCAATCACTCCATCCTTCGACGACGTCAGTGTAACTGTCCCCGTCGGCGTGCTGGTGGAAGTCGTCGAGGATTTGACCGTCGACGTAAAGGTGATGTTCACACCGCCATTCACGGCATAGCTGGAGGCCACAAGCGATGTGGTTGTTGCCGTTGTTCCTGTCGTCGCCTGCACGCTGATCGCAGAAGACGTGGAAGCCGCATAGGTTCCATTGCCGGAGTAGACCGCCGTAATGCTATGCGCTGTGCCTGCAGTCAGAGTCGTGGTGTAGGTCGCAGCACCACTCGTGACAGTACTGCTTCCCATCGACGTTCCGTTGTCGCGGAAGTCGACCGTGCCTGTAGGTGTGGCGGTTGCTTGTGGATGAACCCGGCCAACACTCTGGCTACTGGTGGAGGTTACCGTCGCCGTAAAGGTTACGGATTTACCCGCGACCGCTGGACTTGGATTCGATGTCAGAGCAACCGTGCTGGAGGTGCTTCCGGCCGGGGTCGACAGCGATCCGGAGGTGCTGGTGTTATAGACCGTATCCCCGGAATAGACCGCCGTTATGACGTGTACGCTGCCGGCAGCCAGCGTCGTAGCAAAGGTTGCGCTTCCATTCGACAGCGTGGCCGATCCAATGATTGTCCCGTTGTCTTTGAAATCAACCGAGCCAGTCGGGACGGTTGTGACGGAACTGCTGCCGGAAGTAACTGTAGCGGTAAAGGTCGTAGCCGCCCCCGTGACTGGAGGATTCGGCGACGAACTCAACGTGGTCACGCTAGCAGTTCTGGTGGCTCCCGGAGTAATCGAAAGTGTGTAGGGTGTGGGGCAGGTAAAGTTGCTGTCACCGCTGGTGCATGAGATCAGCACCGTAAAAGTATTCTTCTCACTTACGGGATATGTGATTGTTGCCGTCGACTTCGTTGTTCCGCTTCCCGCGGCCGCCAGCGTCGCTGGGTATGCCTTGGTATCGGTCGTTCCCTGCCCCTGAGCGCTGACCGTTCCCGTGGGATTGTCCACTCCCGAAGTACCCGTCACCGACACCACGATGCTGGCATTGGAGCCATAGCTCGCGTTTCCGTTCAAAATCGCCGAAACACTGGCAGACTCCGGTTGAATGGAAATCGTTGCCGGAGCAGGAGAACTGGACGCCGCATAGGTGCCATCGCCACTGTAATCGGCCTTGAAGCTATAGCTGCCGCCGGCGAGTTGCTTGGTGCTGTACGTTGCCTTACCGGACGAGTCCAGCGCGACGGTTCCCAGCGTTCCAGTCACGATGCTGGAGAAGGTTACGGTACCAGTCGGAGTCGCCCCTCCGATCGCCGAGGCCACCGTTGCAGTCAGAGTGAAGGTCTGCCCATGCGTCGGAGCGAAGTTGCTGGAGGTGATCGACGTATTTGAGGTTGATGTGCCCAGAGGCCACCGCTTCAGAATCTCTTCCGGGTTAACGGTTCCCAGCCCTGTCAGCGCCGTCCACGTCCCCGTGGTGACACCAGTCGGTTGCGTATAGACGCCTGGAATCGCCGCCAGTTGGTAGAGCGTGGCATTGATGTTCCCAAGCCTTCCGCCGCTGCGAGCGATCAACTCATTTACCGTCGCGCTGAAATCTCCCGTAGAGATGAAATCCGGAACAGCACGACGCCCATCGGCAGGCAGACCTTCTACGACCTGCCAGGAAGGTCTGGTTTCCGTACCCGTGATGGCATCGCTCAGCGCGGCCGGCACAATAACTGTCATCCCTGCATAATCACCTGAAGAGTTCCCAAGCACTGTGATGCCTTGAGCATTGGCCTGCTGCAGCAGGAGATCCCAATCTGCCTGCCCTGCGGGAAGACTGTTTACGACAAGCACAGCGGCGGAATTCGCATCGACTGACGCTTCCGCGATTGCCAGCGGAGAACCGTTCAGATCGTCCAGTCCCGTTACCGCCCTGATGCTCTGCGGAGCGTCCCCAGGCAGCGAGAGCTCTCCCCGCTCCATCACATGCAGGCTGCCATCAATCTCGGTCTGGCGAAGGTCAGCGCTGAAGGCCTGCTGGGCGAAGGCCACCGTCGATGCTGCCTGTAAGAGCGTATGCGCGGCATTGGCTGAGGTGACGTGTATTCCTTGTGCTTCAAGCCAGGTCGTCGCCGCACCTATTTCCGCATCCGTCGCGCCGAAACGAGCGGCAAACTCTTGCGGAGTCAGCCAATGATGGTAGTTTGTGGAACCCTTGGTTGTAAGGTCCGTCAAATACTGTGACAACGCGTTCTGCCGGCTATCGTCTATCTGCAGCGCAATGGAGATGTGTCGCAACGGCGAGGAGGCTGGAGCGGCATCCAGAACGACTGCTCCTGCAGGCAGCGATGTGGTGACGGATGGCAACACCCGGCGCGTTTGCTGTGCCATGGCAACCGACAAAAGAGTACATGCCAGCGTGCAGACCACCGCACCCCAGCGCAGAAACGCCTGAATTTTCACCACCATAGGGATCGCATTGATTCTCGCCGTTGCAGACCGGAAAGGCAATAACACTTCCAGGCCAATGAAAGTTACCTGCCGATAACTAAAGTTGCAGGGCGTGGTACGCTGTCGGCGTGTCACGTTATTTGGAAGAGTCGCTCGCCCAGCTGAAGAGATTTGAAAACGCTATCCCGTGGATGTATCTGGACACCGTGGGCAAAGTCATGGTTGGCGCAGGTTTGATGCTGCCAACAACGCAAAGTGCGACCGCGCTTCCCTTTCAATTTAATGGCCGCCCCGCCGATGATCAGGAGATCATCGTCGACTTCCGCCGGGTCTCCTCCATGGTGAAGGGAAAAGCTGCCGGTTTTTACCGCAGCCCGATGTCCGTCCTGCTTACACCGGCGGAGATCGATGTCCAGCTCCGTGCGGCTGTCACCCATCTCGACCGGGATCTGAGAAAAGAGATTCCCATCTGGGACGCCCTTCCTGCATCCGCGAAGGTGGCCCTGCTCGATATGGCGTACAACCTCGGAATGACTGGTCTGCTACAGGCTTATCCAAAGCTGTTGCATGCCATCGTAGCCGGCGACTGGAAGACGGCCGCAGCTGAGTGCCACCGCAGCGGCCCTGCTCCCGCGCGCAATGAATGGACACGACAACAATTTCTTGCCTATATTGCGGCTCCTTCCATTACTGCCGAAGCGGAGTTGAGGCGCGATGCCAAGCCACCGGCGATCCTACCGATCGAACCTGCACATCCCGCCATCAGCCCTCGGCCCACGACGACCGCGGTTTCTAACAAAAGCACCCAATCAAAGAAGAGCGCCGTCAAAACCTCGGCCAGGAAGCGGGTTGCTTTGGGCGCGAAGCCCTCCGCTGGAAAGCCGGCAAAGAAGGCAGTGAAATCCGCGCCTAAAAATCAGGCACCCGCCACGGCCAAAAAATCCCCGCGGAAATCCTCTTCCCGCGGCAACTAACTTTCGTATCCCGCTGTCCGTCCCACGCTCATATCTAATATGGTTGCAATATCGAGAGTTGTTGGAGGTTCCATGTTTCATCGCATGAAGGCTGCGCTTGTGGCCGTTGTTCTTCTGGCGGGCTTCGCCCCGGCGCAGGACCTGGCCAGCTTTGAGAAGCGCACTACGGTCAAAGTGCTTCCCAATGGGCTGACCTTGATCGTCTGTGAGCGTCCCGAGGCCCCGGTTTTCAGCTTCTATACGTTGGTGGATGCTGGTTCGGCCAACGATCCTGACGGCGCGTCTGGCCTGGCGCACATGTTCGAGCACATGGCCTTCAAAGGCACCAACGAAATCGGCACGACCAATTACACCGCCGAAAAAGCCGCTCTCGAAAAGGTTGAGCAGGCGTATGCCGCCTACAACCTGGAACAGCGCAAGCTGGTCGGACAGGACCCCGCCAAACTCTCTCAGCTGAAAGCGGTCTTCGATGCAGCAGCCAAGGACGCACAGCAGTACGTCATTCCGAACCAGTTTTCTGAGATCGCTGAGAAGAATGGCGCCGTCGGCCTGAACGCCTCCACCTCTGAAGACAAGACTGACTACTTCTGGTCGATGCCGTCCAACCGGCTAGAGCTTTGGGCCTATCTCGAAAGTGGCCGGATCGCCGAACCTGTCCTGCGTGAGTTCTACAAGGAACGCGATGTTGTCCAGGAAGAGCGTCGCATGCGCATCGACTCTGCCCCTATTGGACGCATGGTGGAGCAGTTCCTTGCCGCCGCATACACTGCCCATCCCTATGGCCGCAGCGGCGTTGGCTGGGAGAGCGAGATCAGCCAGGTAACGGCTACCGAGGCAGAGAACTTCCATAAGAAGTACTACGTTCCGGCAAACATCGTTGTAGCCGTCGTCGGCGATGTAAAAGCCGCCGACACCATGCCGGTACTGGAAAAGTACTTCGGCCGTATCCCCGCCGGTCCGAAGCCGCCGGAGATGACGACTGTCGAACCGAAGCAGTTTGCAGAGCGCACCGTAACCATTCGCGAGGCCACGCAGCCGTTCTATCTCGAGGGCTATCACCGCCCCGATTACCGCGATAAAGACGATGCGGTATATGACGCCATCACCGACCTGTTCTCCAACGGTCGTACCGCCCGCCTGTATCGTTCGCTGGTACGCGATCAAAAGATCGCCGCTGCGGCCGCAGGGTTCAGCGGTTTCCCGGGTGAGAAATATCCTGGGCTCTTTGCTGTCTATGCGGTTCCGGTGCCGGGAAAAACTCCAGCCCAGCTCCGCGATGCGATTCATAAGGAACTCGATCGTCTGAAGAACGAAGATGTCTCGGACGCTGAACTCGCCATGTTCAAGACCCGTGCCCGTGCCGACCTGCTGCGCGGCCTGGCAAGCAACCAGGGACTGGCGCAACAGCTCGCCGACTACCAGACACGTTACGGTGACTGGCGCCAGCTATTCCGCCAGCTCGAGGCCTACGACAAAGTGAGCAAAGCTGATATCCGCCGTATTGCCAACCAACTCTTCGTGGATTCAAACCGTACCAGCACAACCATCGAATTTGTTCGCCCCACACCTGCAGTGGTTTCCAAGGGAGGTGCACAGTGAAAAAGAATCTTGTCTGCCTCGCCCTTGCCTCTGCTCTGATTGTTCCGGCATTCCATGCACAAACGACCGAACCATGGACGAAGATCCCGACGCCTCCGTTGCATGAGTTCAAACCGGTCCAGCCCAAGCGGATCGACCTGAAGAACGGTGTTGTGATCTTCCTGCAGGAAGACCATGAACTGCCGTTCATCGACGGCACGATCAACATCCGTGGCGGTTCCCGCGAAGAGCCGGCAAACAAAGCCGGCATGCTCGATATGTACGGTGATGTATGGCGTACCAGTGGCACTGCGGCCATGGATGGCGACGCCATGGATGATGCACTGGAAGCTAAAGCTGCCAAGATCGAGACCAGCGCCGACATCGATTCCACGGCACTCACATGGAGCAGCCTGAAGACGGACTTCGATACGGTCTTTCCCCAGACGATAGACCTCCTCCTGCACCCGTCTTTCAAGCCGGAGAAGCTCGAGCTCGCACAACAACAAATGGCTACGGGTATCGCTCGCCGCAACGACGATGCCGGCGGCATTCTTGCCCGCGAAGTCGGCAAGGTTGTCTATGGCGCTGCCAGCCCCTACGCTCGCCAACCTGAGTTCTCCACTGTCCTCGGGGTTACTGCCGACGACCTCAAGCAGTGGCACGATAAAACAGTGGTCGGCAGCAATCTGCTCGTCTCCGTCATCGGTGACTTCGATTCCGCCACGATGGAGAAGAAGCTGCGTGACACCTTCGAGAAGCTTCCTAAGGGAGAACCGTTCAAGTCCCTCAAGGGAGACTTCCCTGGCCCGAAGCCGGGCGTTTACTTCGTCAACAAAGACGACGTAAACCAATCCAACATTTCAATTGCCGGCCTTGGAACCATGCGGAACAACCCGGATCTCTATGCACTGAGCGTCATGAATGAGATCTTCTCCGGGGGGTTCGGATCGCGCCTGACGCAGTCTGTCCGTACAAAGCTGGGGCTGGCCTACGCGGTCGGCGGAGGTTATGGCGCGACCTATGACCATCCGGGTATCTTCCGCGTGCAGGCGGGCACGAAGAGCGCCAGCACGGTTGCCGCAACAAAGGCGATGCTGGAGGAGATCAACCGGCTCAAATCCGTTCCACCGACGGAAACGGAACTGCGCAATGCCAGAGAGCAACTGCTGAACTCGTTTATCTTCCGTTACGACTCGCGTGCGAAGGTACTCAGCGAGCAGGTGATGCTGGCTTTCTATGGGTATCCGGCAGATTTTCTGGAGAAGTACAAGGCAGGCATTGAAAAAGTGACTGCGGCCGATGTCTCACGGGTCGCTGCGAAGTACATCGACACGTCGAAGTTGGCCATCGTTGTGGTTGGCAACAGCGGTGACCTTGGCTCCTCGCTCAAGGATCTGGGACCGGTGACGGATGTAGATATCACCATCCCGCCTCCTCCAGCCGGAATGGGCAACTAGGACACTCCCGAACCCCATCGAACCCCGCCTGCACCTTCCGGGCGGGGTTTCGAGAGCATTTTCCCTGTTGCTGGGTAGCCCGGAAGGCGTGTGCAGCGGCGTTTTCATTGCGGAAAACGCCCATAGATGCGAAAGTCCTGCACTACACCTACAGGGAAAATGCTCCAGCATTTACCAGACCCGGTACTATTCCCCCATGAGCTCTCCGACATTCGCGGTCACCATCATGGCCGCCGGTAAAGGCACGCGCCTCAAGTCCAAACGCCCCAAGGTCCTGCATGAGATCGGCGGCAAACCCCTGCTGCTGCATGTCATCGCCGCCGCGAAGCAGGTCGTCCAGGCTGGTGACATCTACGTCATCGTCGGTCACGAAGCAGCTCGCGTGAAGGCCGCCGTCTCCACGGAGGCGACGCACTTTGTGTTGCAGGCCGAACAGCGCGGTACTGGTCATGCGCTGCAGGAGGTGAAGGCATTCTTTACAGCCTCCGCAATCACACCGCCTGACCATCTTCTGGTACTCTCCGGCGACGTCCCGCTCATCCGCCCGGAGACCATCGCGGCCATCCGCGACTTCCATCTCAGCGAAGGCGCCTCGATGACTATCCTGACGGCTACCCCGTCCGATCCGACAGGCTACGGCCGTATCTTTCGCAGGTCTCCGGAGTCCTCAGAGGTCGTCG
This genomic window from Terriglobus albidus contains:
- a CDS encoding M16 family metallopeptidase, translating into MFHRMKAALVAVVLLAGFAPAQDLASFEKRTTVKVLPNGLTLIVCERPEAPVFSFYTLVDAGSANDPDGASGLAHMFEHMAFKGTNEIGTTNYTAEKAALEKVEQAYAAYNLEQRKLVGQDPAKLSQLKAVFDAAAKDAQQYVIPNQFSEIAEKNGAVGLNASTSEDKTDYFWSMPSNRLELWAYLESGRIAEPVLREFYKERDVVQEERRMRIDSAPIGRMVEQFLAAAYTAHPYGRSGVGWESEISQVTATEAENFHKKYYVPANIVVAVVGDVKAADTMPVLEKYFGRIPAGPKPPEMTTVEPKQFAERTVTIREATQPFYLEGYHRPDYRDKDDAVYDAITDLFSNGRTARLYRSLVRDQKIAAAAAGFSGFPGEKYPGLFAVYAVPVPGKTPAQLRDAIHKELDRLKNEDVSDAELAMFKTRARADLLRGLASNQGLAQQLADYQTRYGDWRQLFRQLEAYDKVSKADIRRIANQLFVDSNRTSTTIEFVRPTPAVVSKGGAQ
- a CDS encoding Ig-like domain repeat protein is translated as MVVKIQAFLRWGAVVCTLACTLLSVAMAQQTRRVLPSVTTSLPAGAVVLDAAPASSPLRHISIALQIDDSRQNALSQYLTDLTTKGSTNYHHWLTPQEFAARFGATDAEIGAATTWLEAQGIHVTSANAAHTLLQAASTVAFAQQAFSADLRQTEIDGSLHVMERGELSLPGDAPQSIRAVTGLDDLNGSPLAIAEASVDANSAAVLVVNSLPAGQADWDLLLQQANAQGITVLGNSSGDYAGMTVIVPAALSDAITGTETRPSWQVVEGLPADGRRAVPDFISTGDFSATVNELIARSGGRLGNINATLYQLAAIPGVYTQPTGVTTGTWTALTGLGTVNPEEILKRWPLGTSTSNTSITSSNFAPTHGQTFTLTATVASAIGGATPTGTVTFSSIVTGTLGTVALDSSGKATYSTKQLAGGSYSFKADYSGDGTYAASSSPAPATISIQPESASVSAILNGNASYGSNASIVVSVTGTSGVDNPTGTVSAQGQGTTDTKAYPATLAAAGSGTTKSTATITYPVSEKNTFTVLISCTSGDSNFTCPTPYTLSITPGATRTASVTTLSSSPNPPVTGAATTFTATVTSGSSSVTTVPTGSVDFKDNGTIIGSATLSNGSATFATTLAAGSVHVITAVYSGDTVYNTSTSGSLSTPAGSTSSTVALTSNPSPAVAGKSVTFTATVTSTSSQSVGRVHPQATATPTGTVDFRDNGTSMGSSTVTSGAATYTTTLTAGTAHSITAVYSGNGTYAASTSSAISVQATTGTTATTTSLVASSYAVNGGVNITFTSTVKSSTTSTSTPTGTVTLTSSKDGVIGSGTIGTDGTVNISNSTLTIGQHVITATYSGDSTFAASSSSTITVTISPSTGTLSASISPSPGAYGNTATITVTVAVTTGTANGTVQAVVNGQTYTGTVTSGTGNITITIPPPGKYSVVISCPSVNTFVCTNSPLTLSYTATKGNTTTTVTSSSSSANAGDSVTLTATVANAGNATGTYVYTGTVTFLDGTKTVGTAPLVAGSATATVTLTGAGTHSITAVYSGDTNWNGSTSTAIGVVTAKVASTLVLSASSTTAVNGTNIVFTATASGGSTTLSPPTGTVTFYDTVGSTVVTLGTATLTANGTTQSVASVSSTGLLPGSHSLYAIYAGDTNYKSATSNTLAVTISDFTVTLNPTSLNITQGKSAQVAATVTSSGGFAGTITLGCTPPAAAQMTCAFSPTSLGSSGTSTLTIKTTANTAALERHDIPWHLPAGGTVVAAIMWFMVPPRRRVSLLIAILAVLVTITAGGCASGIVQNGTDSSSGGSANNGTPFGTQLLTITVSGTDGGSPVRHNYSYQVTVQ
- a CDS encoding protease pro-enzyme activation domain-containing protein, with amino-acid sequence MRRLRIFPARALALSIAMLVVLQASTLFAVQPSRRINAIDDAQRAPMSGNVSPRVRGASDLGELPGSQQLEQLTLRFSMSAAQEAALTQLLQDQQNPNSSRYHQWLTPEEYGAQFGMAQADLDQATAWLASKGLTVTEVARSKNFITFSGPVSAVEKAFQTSIHSVQSGSETNFANISEPVLPATLQSVVTGITGLNNFKLKPHVSPRFTSDKSGSHFLAPGDLYTIYDMKSLVSGGTTGSGVTIAVMGQTEISLSQVATFRSVSGLSTNAPTLKLYGTTPGTVNTDLAEAMLDVEWSGAAAPSASILYVYSKDVVDTSLTQAINNNLAPIITISYGLCESGWGQSNLTTYNALFRQANAQGQTIVGPTGDSGATDCDYSSGSTTVTSAQNGLAVDFPASSPYVTALGGTMFNEGSATGATTYWSGSNGSNQGSALSYIPEAAWNETTSGSALAGSGGGKSDYFAKPAWQTGTGVPADYVRDVPDIAFNAASGHDGYLICMTTYCTNGYRASDDTLAVVGGTSVSTPIFAGVLALVEQKTGSRIGNANPTIYALANSTYYSSAFHDVTVGDNKQPCTSGTTDCPSGTTSIGYSATTGYDLATGWGSLDVANFVNDWSAVTPLSSGGSAISTTTVTASPTNVTAGNSVSVVVAVASGTSGVTTTPTGTVQLLVDGTATGSTLTLSSGTATGTVSTTSLSSGNHTITASYSGDTTYGSSLGSATIDVVAASTADFTLSPSTATATVSSGGTASPITFTVASVNGFVGSISFSASSSTSLAAQYTFSVSPVTLASGGTATTALTLYAYQSSAKVGSGMTQLATQQAALRRGEKAAAGGAVVLAGLLCMLLPRRRRLPILLLIGFSTVLMTGLSGCGSSSSGSSSSVTKTSTGTYTITVTATSSSTSSTATSHTSTVTFVVN
- a CDS encoding M16 family metallopeptidase; translated protein: MKKNLVCLALASALIVPAFHAQTTEPWTKIPTPPLHEFKPVQPKRIDLKNGVVIFLQEDHELPFIDGTINIRGGSREEPANKAGMLDMYGDVWRTSGTAAMDGDAMDDALEAKAAKIETSADIDSTALTWSSLKTDFDTVFPQTIDLLLHPSFKPEKLELAQQQMATGIARRNDDAGGILAREVGKVVYGAASPYARQPEFSTVLGVTADDLKQWHDKTVVGSNLLVSVIGDFDSATMEKKLRDTFEKLPKGEPFKSLKGDFPGPKPGVYFVNKDDVNQSNISIAGLGTMRNNPDLYALSVMNEIFSGGFGSRLTQSVRTKLGLAYAVGGGYGATYDHPGIFRVQAGTKSASTVAATKAMLEEINRLKSVPPTETELRNAREQLLNSFIFRYDSRAKVLSEQVMLAFYGYPADFLEKYKAGIEKVTAADVSRVAAKYIDTSKLAIVVVGNSGDLGSSLKDLGPVTDVDITIPPPPAGMGN